In Microtus pennsylvanicus isolate mMicPen1 chromosome 12, mMicPen1.hap1, whole genome shotgun sequence, the following proteins share a genomic window:
- the Pisd gene encoding phosphatidylserine decarboxylase proenzyme, mitochondrial isoform X2, translated as MVRCCPLKPNPVCSGTISGRSEVKSSGPDVEVAIGAPGVLEGPGEGILSVLSRRAYFRLYFPRLALRRRLGQLSCMSRPALKLRSWPLTILYYLLPFGALGPLSRVGWRPVSRVALYKSVPTRLLSRAWGRLNQVELPYWLRRPVYSLYIWTFGVNMTEAAVEDLHHYRNLSEFFRRKLKPQARPVCGLHSVISPSDGKILTFGQVKNCEVEQVKGVTYSLESFLGPRAYAEDLPFPPASSRDSFRNQLVTREGNELYHCVIYLAPGDYHCFHSPTDWTVSHRRHFPGSLMSVNPGMARWIKELFCHNERVVLTGDWKHGFFSLTAVGATNVGSIRIYFDRDLHTNSPRYSKGSYNDLSFVTHANKEGVPMRKGEHLGEFNLGSTIVLIFEAPKDFNFRLKAGQKIRFGEALGSL; from the exons ATGGTGAGATGCTGCCCGCTGAAACCTAACCCAGTGTGCTCTGGCACAATCTcaggaaggtcagaggtcaagtcCAGTGGCCCTGATGTGGAGGTGGCAATAGGAGCTCCGGGAGTGCTGGAGGGGCCTGGAGAAGGGATCCTGAGTGTCCTGAGTAGGAGAGCCTACTTCAG GTTGTACTTCCCCCGGCTGGCCCTTCGGCGGAGGCTAGGCCAGCTTAGCTGCATGTCCAGACCTGCTCTGAAACTGCGCTCCTGGCCCCTGACCATCCTCTACTACCTCCTGCCCTTCGGTGCCCTCGGGCCCCTCAGCCGGGTGGGATGGAGGCCCGTGAGCAGG GTGGCTCTGTACAAGTCGGTGCCAACACGTTTGCTGTCACGTGCCTGGGGTCGCCTGAACCAGGTGGAACTTCCATACTGGCTGCGGAGGCCAGTGTACAGCCTGTATATCTGGACCTTTGGGGTGAACATGACAGAGGCTGCTGTGGAGGACCTGCACCACTACCGAAACCTCAGCGAGTTCTTCCGGCGTAAGCTGAAGCCTCAGGCTCGGCCTGTCTGTGGCTTGCACAGTGTG ATCAGCCCATCAGATGGCAAGATCCTCACCTTTGGGCAGGTGAAAAACTGTGAAGTGGAGCAGGTAAAGGGCGTAACCTACTCTCTGGAGTCATTCCTGGGCCCTCGGGCCTACGCAGAGgacctgcccttccctccag CCTCCTCCCGTGACTCCTTCAGGAACCAGTTGGTTACCCGGGAAGGGAATGAACTCTACCACTGTGTCATCTACCTGGCCCCTGGAGACTACCACTGCTTCCACTCCCCTACCGACTGGACTGTCTCACATCGGCGTCACTTCCCAG GTTCCTTGATGTCAGTGAACCCTGGCATGGCCCGATGGATCAAAGAGCTCTTCTGTCACAATGAGCGTGTGGTCCTGACTGGCGACTGGAAACATGGGTTCTTCTCATTGACGGCAGTGGGAGCCACCAATGTGGGCTCTATCCGCATCTACTTTGACAGA GACCTGCACACTAACAGCCCCAGATACAGCAAGGGTTCCTACAATGACTTGAGCTTTGTAACACATGCCAACAAGGAGGGCGTTCCCATGCGCAAGGGCGAACACCTAGGCGAGTTCAACTTGGGCTCTACTATTGTGCTCATCTTTGAGGCACCCAAGGACTTCAACTTCAGACTGAAGGCAGGGCAGAAGATCCGCTTTGGGGAAGCTCTGGGTTCCCTCTAG
- the Pisd gene encoding phosphatidylserine decarboxylase proenzyme, mitochondrial isoform X5, with amino-acid sequence MSRPALKLRSWPLTILYYLLPFGALGPLSRVGWRPVSRVALYKSVPTRLLSRAWGRLNQVELPYWLRRPVYSLYIWTFGVNMTEAAVEDLHHYRNLSEFFRRKLKPQARPVCGLHSVISPSDGKILTFGQVKNCEVEQVKGVTYSLESFLGPRAYAEDLPFPPASSRDSFRNQLVTREGNELYHCVIYLAPGDYHCFHSPTDWTVSHRRHFPGSLMSVNPGMARWIKELFCHNERVVLTGDWKHGFFSLTAVGATNVGSIRIYFDRDLHTNSPRYSKGSYNDLSFVTHANKEGVPMRKGEHLGEFNLGSTIVLIFEAPKDFNFRLKAGQKIRFGEALGSL; translated from the exons ATGTCCAGACCTGCTCTGAAACTGCGCTCCTGGCCCCTGACCATCCTCTACTACCTCCTGCCCTTCGGTGCCCTCGGGCCCCTCAGCCGGGTGGGATGGAGGCCCGTGAGCAGG GTGGCTCTGTACAAGTCGGTGCCAACACGTTTGCTGTCACGTGCCTGGGGTCGCCTGAACCAGGTGGAACTTCCATACTGGCTGCGGAGGCCAGTGTACAGCCTGTATATCTGGACCTTTGGGGTGAACATGACAGAGGCTGCTGTGGAGGACCTGCACCACTACCGAAACCTCAGCGAGTTCTTCCGGCGTAAGCTGAAGCCTCAGGCTCGGCCTGTCTGTGGCTTGCACAGTGTG ATCAGCCCATCAGATGGCAAGATCCTCACCTTTGGGCAGGTGAAAAACTGTGAAGTGGAGCAGGTAAAGGGCGTAACCTACTCTCTGGAGTCATTCCTGGGCCCTCGGGCCTACGCAGAGgacctgcccttccctccag CCTCCTCCCGTGACTCCTTCAGGAACCAGTTGGTTACCCGGGAAGGGAATGAACTCTACCACTGTGTCATCTACCTGGCCCCTGGAGACTACCACTGCTTCCACTCCCCTACCGACTGGACTGTCTCACATCGGCGTCACTTCCCAG GTTCCTTGATGTCAGTGAACCCTGGCATGGCCCGATGGATCAAAGAGCTCTTCTGTCACAATGAGCGTGTGGTCCTGACTGGCGACTGGAAACATGGGTTCTTCTCATTGACGGCAGTGGGAGCCACCAATGTGGGCTCTATCCGCATCTACTTTGACAGA GACCTGCACACTAACAGCCCCAGATACAGCAAGGGTTCCTACAATGACTTGAGCTTTGTAACACATGCCAACAAGGAGGGCGTTCCCATGCGCAAGGGCGAACACCTAGGCGAGTTCAACTTGGGCTCTACTATTGTGCTCATCTTTGAGGCACCCAAGGACTTCAACTTCAGACTGAAGGCAGGGCAGAAGATCCGCTTTGGGGAAGCTCTGGGTTCCCTCTAG
- the Pisd gene encoding phosphatidylserine decarboxylase proenzyme, mitochondrial isoform X4 produces the protein MCQSEKPQGPELQAAAKWLYFPRLALRRRLGQLSCMSRPALKLRSWPLTILYYLLPFGALGPLSRVGWRPVSRVALYKSVPTRLLSRAWGRLNQVELPYWLRRPVYSLYIWTFGVNMTEAAVEDLHHYRNLSEFFRRKLKPQARPVCGLHSVISPSDGKILTFGQVKNCEVEQVKGVTYSLESFLGPRAYAEDLPFPPASSRDSFRNQLVTREGNELYHCVIYLAPGDYHCFHSPTDWTVSHRRHFPGSLMSVNPGMARWIKELFCHNERVVLTGDWKHGFFSLTAVGATNVGSIRIYFDRDLHTNSPRYSKGSYNDLSFVTHANKEGVPMRKGEHLGEFNLGSTIVLIFEAPKDFNFRLKAGQKIRFGEALGSL, from the exons ATGTGTCAGTCAGAGAAGCCGCAAGGACCAGAGCTCCAAGCAGCAGCGAAATG GTTGTACTTCCCCCGGCTGGCCCTTCGGCGGAGGCTAGGCCAGCTTAGCTGCATGTCCAGACCTGCTCTGAAACTGCGCTCCTGGCCCCTGACCATCCTCTACTACCTCCTGCCCTTCGGTGCCCTCGGGCCCCTCAGCCGGGTGGGATGGAGGCCCGTGAGCAGG GTGGCTCTGTACAAGTCGGTGCCAACACGTTTGCTGTCACGTGCCTGGGGTCGCCTGAACCAGGTGGAACTTCCATACTGGCTGCGGAGGCCAGTGTACAGCCTGTATATCTGGACCTTTGGGGTGAACATGACAGAGGCTGCTGTGGAGGACCTGCACCACTACCGAAACCTCAGCGAGTTCTTCCGGCGTAAGCTGAAGCCTCAGGCTCGGCCTGTCTGTGGCTTGCACAGTGTG ATCAGCCCATCAGATGGCAAGATCCTCACCTTTGGGCAGGTGAAAAACTGTGAAGTGGAGCAGGTAAAGGGCGTAACCTACTCTCTGGAGTCATTCCTGGGCCCTCGGGCCTACGCAGAGgacctgcccttccctccag CCTCCTCCCGTGACTCCTTCAGGAACCAGTTGGTTACCCGGGAAGGGAATGAACTCTACCACTGTGTCATCTACCTGGCCCCTGGAGACTACCACTGCTTCCACTCCCCTACCGACTGGACTGTCTCACATCGGCGTCACTTCCCAG GTTCCTTGATGTCAGTGAACCCTGGCATGGCCCGATGGATCAAAGAGCTCTTCTGTCACAATGAGCGTGTGGTCCTGACTGGCGACTGGAAACATGGGTTCTTCTCATTGACGGCAGTGGGAGCCACCAATGTGGGCTCTATCCGCATCTACTTTGACAGA GACCTGCACACTAACAGCCCCAGATACAGCAAGGGTTCCTACAATGACTTGAGCTTTGTAACACATGCCAACAAGGAGGGCGTTCCCATGCGCAAGGGCGAACACCTAGGCGAGTTCAACTTGGGCTCTACTATTGTGCTCATCTTTGAGGCACCCAAGGACTTCAACTTCAGACTGAAGGCAGGGCAGAAGATCCGCTTTGGGGAAGCTCTGGGTTCCCTCTAG
- the Pisd gene encoding phosphatidylserine decarboxylase proenzyme, mitochondrial isoform X1: MSCRIGGGQKLRSQPEAKDSGSLKSPEASSGERWAHVALVSEAVNLFWCRWRGHNLWSAVRDYDWVGLGPLPASSSFLQVVAPPLKGPSGLLVLYWCSEGVVTLTVSGVAPPAPALSRNQNPACSETLRLQNLAKAGGVEDQGPETGLGLSSLYFPRLALRRRLGQLSCMSRPALKLRSWPLTILYYLLPFGALGPLSRVGWRPVSRVALYKSVPTRLLSRAWGRLNQVELPYWLRRPVYSLYIWTFGVNMTEAAVEDLHHYRNLSEFFRRKLKPQARPVCGLHSVISPSDGKILTFGQVKNCEVEQVKGVTYSLESFLGPRAYAEDLPFPPASSRDSFRNQLVTREGNELYHCVIYLAPGDYHCFHSPTDWTVSHRRHFPGSLMSVNPGMARWIKELFCHNERVVLTGDWKHGFFSLTAVGATNVGSIRIYFDRDLHTNSPRYSKGSYNDLSFVTHANKEGVPMRKGEHLGEFNLGSTIVLIFEAPKDFNFRLKAGQKIRFGEALGSL, from the exons ATGTCTTGCAGAATTGGTGGAGGGCAAAAGCTCAGAAGCCAGCCAGAGGCTAAGGATTCAGGGTCCCTGAAGTCCCCGGAGGCATCCTCTGGGGAGCGCTGGGCCCATGTTGCTTTAGTGTCTGAAGCAGTCAATCTTTTTTGGTGTCGTTGGAGGGGTCATAATCTTTGGTCCGCCGTTAGAGACTATGACTGGGTGGGGCTAGGGCCCCTGCCggcctcttcctcttttctccaggTTGTAGCCCCTCCTCTTAAAGGGCCCTCAGGGCTTCTCGTGCTTTACTGGTGCTCAGAGGGTGTGGTGACTTTAACAGTGTCTGGTGTTGCTCCTCCTGCCCCCGCTCTCAGCAGGAACCAGAATCCTGCCTGCTCTGAGACTCTGAGGCTTCAGAACCTAGCCAAAGCTGGAGGAGTTGAAGACCAGGGTCCAGAAACTGGATTGGGGCTGTCCTC GTTGTACTTCCCCCGGCTGGCCCTTCGGCGGAGGCTAGGCCAGCTTAGCTGCATGTCCAGACCTGCTCTGAAACTGCGCTCCTGGCCCCTGACCATCCTCTACTACCTCCTGCCCTTCGGTGCCCTCGGGCCCCTCAGCCGGGTGGGATGGAGGCCCGTGAGCAGG GTGGCTCTGTACAAGTCGGTGCCAACACGTTTGCTGTCACGTGCCTGGGGTCGCCTGAACCAGGTGGAACTTCCATACTGGCTGCGGAGGCCAGTGTACAGCCTGTATATCTGGACCTTTGGGGTGAACATGACAGAGGCTGCTGTGGAGGACCTGCACCACTACCGAAACCTCAGCGAGTTCTTCCGGCGTAAGCTGAAGCCTCAGGCTCGGCCTGTCTGTGGCTTGCACAGTGTG ATCAGCCCATCAGATGGCAAGATCCTCACCTTTGGGCAGGTGAAAAACTGTGAAGTGGAGCAGGTAAAGGGCGTAACCTACTCTCTGGAGTCATTCCTGGGCCCTCGGGCCTACGCAGAGgacctgcccttccctccag CCTCCTCCCGTGACTCCTTCAGGAACCAGTTGGTTACCCGGGAAGGGAATGAACTCTACCACTGTGTCATCTACCTGGCCCCTGGAGACTACCACTGCTTCCACTCCCCTACCGACTGGACTGTCTCACATCGGCGTCACTTCCCAG GTTCCTTGATGTCAGTGAACCCTGGCATGGCCCGATGGATCAAAGAGCTCTTCTGTCACAATGAGCGTGTGGTCCTGACTGGCGACTGGAAACATGGGTTCTTCTCATTGACGGCAGTGGGAGCCACCAATGTGGGCTCTATCCGCATCTACTTTGACAGA GACCTGCACACTAACAGCCCCAGATACAGCAAGGGTTCCTACAATGACTTGAGCTTTGTAACACATGCCAACAAGGAGGGCGTTCCCATGCGCAAGGGCGAACACCTAGGCGAGTTCAACTTGGGCTCTACTATTGTGCTCATCTTTGAGGCACCCAAGGACTTCAACTTCAGACTGAAGGCAGGGCAGAAGATCCGCTTTGGGGAAGCTCTGGGTTCCCTCTAG